A genome region from Flavobacterium sp. CFS9 includes the following:
- a CDS encoding glycine--tRNA ligase, whose product MAKQEDLFKNVVSHAKEYGFIFPSSEVYDGLSAVYDYAQNGVELKKNIREYWWKSMVQMNENIVGLDAAILMHPTTWKASGHVDAFNDPLIDNKDSKKRYRADTLVEDYAEKINQKAQKEIEKARARFGDAFNEEEFVATNARVVEYLSKKKEILERLAKGMSEDLQDVKALIEELEIADPETGSKNWTDVKQFNLMFGTKLGASADSAMDLYLRPETAQGIFVNFLNVQKSGRMKVPFGIAQTGKAFRNEIVARQFIFRMREFEQMEMQFFVRPGEEMKWYEHWKQTRLNWHLSLGLGKDKYRFHDHEKLAHYANAAADIEFNFPFGFKELEGIHSRTDFDLKAHEEYSGRKLQYFDPELNENYVPYVVETSVGLDRMFLAVFATSLQEEVLEDGSTRTVLKLPAVLAPTKAAVLPLVKKDGLPEISKKIIEDLKWDFNVAYDEKDAVGRRYRRQDALGTPFCITVDHQTIEDETVTIRHRDTMKQDRVKISELRDIIENEVSMKNWLMKM is encoded by the coding sequence ATGGCAAAACAAGAAGATTTATTTAAGAATGTGGTTTCGCACGCAAAAGAGTACGGATTTATTTTTCCGTCAAGCGAAGTATACGATGGATTAAGTGCAGTCTATGATTATGCACAAAATGGCGTCGAGTTAAAAAAGAATATTCGTGAATATTGGTGGAAATCAATGGTTCAGATGAATGAGAATATTGTCGGCTTAGATGCTGCAATATTAATGCACCCAACAACCTGGAAAGCTTCAGGTCACGTTGATGCATTTAATGACCCATTAATTGATAATAAAGATTCAAAGAAAAGATACAGAGCTGATACTTTAGTAGAAGATTACGCTGAAAAGATTAATCAAAAGGCTCAAAAAGAAATCGAAAAAGCAAGAGCCCGTTTTGGTGATGCTTTTAATGAAGAAGAGTTTGTTGCGACAAATGCACGTGTTGTAGAATATCTTTCGAAAAAGAAAGAAATTTTAGAGAGACTGGCTAAAGGTATGAGTGAAGATCTTCAGGATGTGAAAGCATTAATAGAAGAACTTGAAATTGCTGATCCTGAAACGGGTTCTAAAAACTGGACAGATGTAAAGCAGTTTAACTTAATGTTTGGGACTAAACTTGGAGCTTCTGCAGATTCTGCAATGGATCTGTATTTGCGTCCTGAAACGGCTCAGGGTATTTTTGTTAACTTTTTAAATGTTCAGAAATCAGGTCGTATGAAAGTTCCTTTTGGAATTGCTCAAACGGGTAAAGCTTTCAGAAATGAGATTGTTGCAAGACAGTTTATTTTCCGTATGCGTGAATTTGAACAGATGGAAATGCAGTTTTTTGTACGTCCGGGTGAAGAAATGAAATGGTACGAGCATTGGAAACAAACACGTTTAAACTGGCACTTATCTTTAGGATTAGGAAAAGATAAATACCGTTTTCACGATCACGAAAAACTGGCGCATTACGCGAATGCAGCGGCAGATATTGAGTTTAATTTCCCATTCGGATTTAAAGAATTGGAAGGGATTCACTCTCGTACAGATTTCGATTTAAAAGCGCATGAGGAATATTCAGGTAGAAAGCTGCAGTATTTTGATCCTGAGTTAAATGAAAACTATGTGCCATATGTAGTGGAGACTTCTGTAGGTTTAGATCGTATGTTCCTGGCTGTTTTTGCAACTTCATTACAGGAAGAAGTTCTGGAAGACGGATCAACAAGAACCGTATTGAAATTGCCGGCTGTTCTGGCACCAACGAAAGCAGCAGTATTGCCTTTAGTTAAAAAAGACGGACTACCTGAAATCTCGAAAAAAATCATCGAAGATTTAAAATGGGATTTCAATGTCGCTTATGATGAAAAAGATGCAGTAGGTCGTCGATACAGAAGACAGGATGCTCTTGGAACACCATTTTGTATTACCGTAGATCATCAAACGATCGAAGATGAAACAGTAACTATTCGTCACAGAGATACCATGAAACAAGATCGCGTTAAGATATCTGAATTAAGAGACATCATCGAGAATGAGGTTTCAATGAAAAACTGGTTGATGAAAATGTAA